A window from Drosophila nasuta strain 15112-1781.00 chromosome 3, ASM2355853v1, whole genome shotgun sequence encodes these proteins:
- the LOC132794161 gene encoding protein vestigial encodes MAVSCPEVMYGAYYPYLYGRAGPSRSFYQYERFNQDLYSSSGVQLAASSSASGSSHSPCSPILPPSVSANAAAAAVAAAHNSAAAAVAAVANQASTSGLQLGAVGVGGVGVGSGPSSGLLGSQVPGGSSAASGGLGMSPVLSGAGVGAGHGIHSRTHQTKEEDLIVPRSEAEARLVGSQQHHHNESSCSSGPDSPRHPHSHPHSLHGTAGAPSAGVSSATGAMSKELPLDTSSSSGGGGGGGGGGGIGVGGASSQGHAQYLSATCVVFTNYSGDTASVVDEHFSRALNYSNKDTKDSSSPMSSRNFPPSFWNSNYVHPIPAPTHPQVSDLYGTATDTGYATDPWVPHAAAAHYGSYAHAAHAHAAHAHAYHHNMAQYGSLLRLPQQYSHGSRLHHDQQTAHALESAAAYSSYPTMAGLEAQVQESSKDLYWF; translated from the exons TTCAACCAGGATCTTTACTCGTCCTCGGGCGTGCAGCTGGCCGCCTCATCGAGCGCCTCCGGCAGCTCCCACTCCCCCTGCAGCCCCATCCTGCCGCCCTCGGTGAGCGCCaatgctgccgccgccgccgttgcTGCCGCTCACAACTCTGCGGCAGCTGCCGTTGCCGCGGTAGCGAATCAAGCCTCCACCTCTGGCCTCCAACTGGGCGCTGTTGGCGTTGGCGGTGTTGGCGTCGGCAGTGGCCCGTCCAGCGGATTGCTGGGCAGCCAGGTGCCTGGTGGCAGCAGTGCGGCCAGCGGAGGTCTGGGCATGAGTCCAGTGCTAAGCGGGGCAGGCGTTGGAGCTGGACATGGCATCCACAGTCGGACGCATCAAACCAAAGAAGAGGATCTCATCGTGCCGCGCAGCGAAGCTGAAG cACGCCTGGTGGGCTCACAACAGCATCATCACAACGAATCATCCTGCTCCTCCGGTCCGGACTCACCGCGTCATCCGCACTCCCACCCGCATTCGCTACATGGCACAGCTGGTGCGCCCTCAGCGGGCGTCTCCTCAGCCACTGGCGCCATGTCCAAGGAGCTGCCACTggacaccagcagcagcagtggcggtggaggcggaggcggaggtggCGGTGGCATCGGTGTCGGTGGCGCCAGCAGTCAAGGACATGCACAGTATCTATCGGCCACCTGCGTTGTATTCACCAATTATTCGGGAGACACGGCCAGCGTGGTCGACGAGCATTTCTCCCGAGCGCTAAACTACAGCAACAAGGATACAAAAG ATAGCAGCAGCCCGATGTCGAGTCGCAACTTCCCACCATCGTTCTGGAACAGCAATTACGTGCATCCCATACCCGCCCCCACACATCCACAG GTTAGCGACTTGTACGGCACAGCGACGGACACCGGCTACGCCACCGATCCCTGGGTGCCTCATGCAGCAGCCGCTCACTATGGTTCCTACGCGCACGCGGCGCATGCGCATGCGGCCCACGCGCATGCCTACCACCACAACATGGCCCAATACGGCAGCCTGCTGCGTCTGCCGCAGCAGTACAGCCACGGTTCCAG ACTCCATCATGACCAGCAGACAGCCCATGCCCTGGAGAGTGCGGCGGCCTACTCGAGTTACCCGACAATGGCAG GACTGGAAGCACAAGTGCAGGAATCGTCAAAGGATCTGTACTGGTTCTAG